The Streptomyces sp. NBC_00569 genomic sequence AATCGACGTTACAGGATCCTTCGTTCCTCCGCCGTCGTTCGGGAGCGCTCCGTCGCGAGGAGAACAATGACACCCCGTCCCACGGAAACCGCCCCCACCCGGGCCCTTCCGGTCATCGAGATCTCCGGCAGCCCGCTCGACCGGGGCCGGCAGTACGGTGAGGCCGTGCGGCCCCAACTGCACGCCGCCCTCAGCTACTACGAGGAGGCCTTCGGCCAGTCCGCCGGACTGACCTGGGACCGCGTCACCGCCCGCGCCGCCCGCTGGCTGGAACCGGTGCGCGACTACGCACCCCATCTGGTCGACGAGATGCAGGGCATCGCGGACGGCGCGGGAGTCGGCCTGCTCGACGTCCTCGCCCTGAACGCACGGGGCGAGGTCATCTACGACAAGTCCTTCGCGCAGATGGAGGCCGACGGTAGGGCGGCCGAGGAGGAGCCCGCCGAGGGCTGCACCTCCTTCGCCGCCTACGGTGAGGCCAGCGGCGACGGGCACGTCTACGCCGGGCAGAACTGGGACTGGCGCGCCGGGGTCGCGGACACCGTCGTCATGATCCGGATCGTCCAGCCCCCCAAACCCACTCTGATCATGCAGGTTGAGGCCGGCCAGATCGGCCGCCAGGGCGCCAACTCCGCCGGGATCGCCTTCAACGCCAACGGCCTCGGCGGCCGCTTCGACGACGCGATCGGACTGCTCCAGACCGTCGTGCGCCGCAGTGTCCTCGACCAGAGCAACATCACCGACGCCCTTGACGTGCTCTGCCGCACCCGTGCCCACATCGCCAGCAACGCCCTGCTGACCTGCCGTGAGGGCTTCGCCATCGACCTGGAGACCACGCCCGCGGGACACGGCTGGATGTATCCGACCGAGGGCCTGCTGGTGCACGGCAACCACTACCAGGCAGGCGTCCCCGCCCAGTTGGCCGCCGCCGGCTACCGGCCCATGTCGTCCGACTCCCTGGTCCGCGTGCCGCGCGCCGAGCAGGGTCTCAGGGCGTTGCGCGGCTCCACGGGGCCCGACGAATCCCGCAAGATCATCCGCCACGCCATGTCGGATCACCTCGGTCTCCCTGAGTCCCTGTGCACCCACCCGGACCCCCGGCAGCCGGCCGTCAAGCACTGGACCACGCTCGTCTCCTCCCTGGCCGACCTGACGACCGGCGACTACCACGTGACTGCCGGAACCCCCTGCGACCGCGAGTACCAGCACCTCCCCTGGAACCTCTACGACGGCCCGTTCGGCCAGAACTGACAGGAAATCAGCGATGACCCACACCAGTTCCAGAAGAAGGGCGGCCGTGGCCGCAGGCCTCGTCGTCGCGACGATCGCCACGGCCGCGGGCTGCAGCGGCGCCACCCGGAACACCGCGGGCGGCTCCGCGACCGCCGATGCCGCCAAGCTCACCCTCACCCCCACGACCACCGCCGCCAAGGGTG encodes the following:
- a CDS encoding C45 family autoproteolytic acyltransferase/hydolase; amino-acid sequence: MTPRPTETAPTRALPVIEISGSPLDRGRQYGEAVRPQLHAALSYYEEAFGQSAGLTWDRVTARAARWLEPVRDYAPHLVDEMQGIADGAGVGLLDVLALNARGEVIYDKSFAQMEADGRAAEEEPAEGCTSFAAYGEASGDGHVYAGQNWDWRAGVADTVVMIRIVQPPKPTLIMQVEAGQIGRQGANSAGIAFNANGLGGRFDDAIGLLQTVVRRSVLDQSNITDALDVLCRTRAHIASNALLTCREGFAIDLETTPAGHGWMYPTEGLLVHGNHYQAGVPAQLAAAGYRPMSSDSLVRVPRAEQGLRALRGSTGPDESRKIIRHAMSDHLGLPESLCTHPDPRQPAVKHWTTLVSSLADLTTGDYHVTAGTPCDREYQHLPWNLYDGPFGQN